CTACGGATTTTCAATTGATTGAAAAGTATAATTTGTCCCTGCGAGGTCTTGATACGGTCCTGGGACATCTCGTGGATTTCGGCCTGATTACACAGACAGAGCTGGAAGAGCGCCAGCAATTCACCGACAGCATGATCATCAGAGCCTTTCTTGAATCACGACGCGAAATTAAAGTGCTCGTTTGACCGGAGAGGGATTGCGGCAACACGTCGAGGGCGAATTCTTGTCCTTGGACAAAGTTTCGTTCACTTTTTCTTCAATTTTCTCTGCTCTTCCAAGGCTCTCAGCTCTTTTCGCATAATCTTGCCGGTCGCGGTCATGGGGAGTTCATTGACGAATTCTATTTCTCTCGGAAATTCGTGAGCCGCCAATCTAACCTTGACGAAGCTCTGGATGTCCTTTTCGAGGTTTTTGTCCGGAACGACCTCGGGCTTGAGGACGATAAAGGCCTTCACGACCTCGGTGCGCACTTCATCGGGACTGCCTATGACAGCGACCATGCTCACGGCCGGATGTTTGAGAACGCAGTCTTCGATTTCAGCAGGCCCGATGCGATAGCCCGCGCTGGTAATTACGTCGTCCTTTCTACCCACAAACCACAAGTAACCGTCTTCATCCTTGCGGGCCAGGTCCCCTGTGAGACACCAATCACCGATGTATTTTTCCTGGGTGGCTTCAGGGTTGCCCCAATACTGAAGGAACATCACAGGATCAGGCCGCTTGACAGCCACCTCTCCCACCGCTCCTGTCGGCACCAGAGAGCCTGACTCATCGACTGTCTCCACCAAATGACCCGGAATTGGTCTGCCCATGGAACCCGGGTTAATTTCCATGACCTCCGCGCAATTTCCCACCACGAGGTTGACTTCGGTTTGTCCGTAGAACTCATTGATGGTCACGCCCATTACTTCCTTGCCCCAATCGAGCAGCTCGGAACCGAGGGTTTCACCGCCCGAGCCTATGCTTCGCATCTGATACTTGTAACGGCCCCGCGGGTCCTTCACCTGCCGCATCATCTTGAGGGCAGTCGGGGGCATGAAGGCATTGCGAATCCCGTGCTTGGCTATCAGATGAAAAGCCTCCTCAGGGTCGAATTT
This region of Desulfomonile tiedjei genomic DNA includes:
- a CDS encoding acyl-CoA synthetase; the protein is MLKPAPSYDQACKAFQWQIPAFYNIGMDICDKWAADEQREALIYESASGEVERYTFRDLKGLSNRLANGLRAHGIRQGDRVGILLSQSPETAISHIAAYKLGAVAVPLFTLFGTDALEYRLSNSAASAVITDDANLPKILEIRGNLPDLKLVISTAGDRPDNVLDFRELIEQGSTEFEPVKTGCDDPALIIYTSGTTGPPKGALHAHRVVLGHLPGVEWPHNFFPKDGDRFWTPADWAWIGGLIDVLFPSWHHGIPVVAHRARKFDPEEAFHLIAKHGIRNAFMPPTALKMMRQVKDPRGRYKYQMRSIGSGGETLGSELLDWGKEVMGVTINEFYGQTEVNLVVGNCAEVMEINPGSMGRPIPGHLVETVDESGSLVPTGAVGEVAVKRPDPVMFLQYWGNPEATQEKYIGDWCLTGDLARKDEDGYLWFVGRKDDVITSAGYRIGPAEIEDCVLKHPAVSMVAVIGSPDEVRTEVVKAFIVLKPEVVPDKNLEKDIQSFVKVRLAAHEFPREIEFVNELPMTATGKIMRKELRALEEQRKLKKK